A window from Thermodesulfobacteriota bacterium encodes these proteins:
- a CDS encoding prepilin-type N-terminal cleavage/methylation domain-containing protein produces the protein MNQEENKKDENGFTLIELLVVAAIIGILLAIAIPNLLKARISSNEANARKALQTLKDAEYEYFEQDLDNNGDRNFTNFIGVLGTAGTLRDPAGTNNPEDALIDSTFEDAVSSDGSPAASADCVDPKAGYCLSWSDDAGSDVQSLQGDFGWEASMTSARVNGRKDFSAFADKVTKCTVSSQASGTTGTFESGRNDPACDG, from the coding sequence ATGAACCAAGAGGAAAATAAAAAAGACGAAAACGGTTTTACACTCATCGAGCTTCTTGTAGTCGCGGCGATAATAGGTATTCTTCTGGCAATCGCGATCCCCAACCTCTTAAAAGCCCGTATCTCCTCAAACGAGGCTAATGCAAGAAAAGCACTACAGACCCTTAAAGACGCCGAATACGAGTATTTCGAACAGGATCTGGATAATAACGGTGACAGAAATTTTACAAATTTTATCGGTGTACTCGGCACTGCAGGCACTCTCAGGGACCCTGCAGGAACGAACAATCCAGAGGATGCGCTAATAGACTCCACTTTTGAAGATGCGGTCTCAAGCGACGGCAGTCCCGCAGCCTCCGCTGATTGCGTCGACCCCAAAGCCGGATACTGTCTCTCATGGAGCGACGACGCTGGAAGCGACGTGCAATCATTACAAGGGGATTTCGGTTGGGAAGCCTCGATGACGAGCGCACGGGTAAACGGCAGGAAAGATTTTTCAGCCTTTGCAGATAAAGTTACGAAATGTACAGTTTCATCCCAAGCGTCGGGAACAACCGGTACTTTCGAATCCGGGCGTAACGATCCCGCTTGCGACGGATAA
- a CDS encoding prepilin-type N-terminal cleavage/methylation domain-containing protein, producing the protein MLSTLKNVKRGEKGFTLIELLVVAAIIGILLAIAIPNLIKARMSANEANARKSMQTLRDAEGEYFEQDLDNNGERDFIDDIGAFGTVPSLRDPEGTGTEEDALVDSSFEGAVGAGCIDPKAGYCIQWDTAIVANGAGNFDDFGWQTSMTSFNKTGRRDFSVYGDGAIRCTLSTSGVGAAGTFQADRTSPGCD; encoded by the coding sequence ATGTTAAGCACGTTAAAGAATGTAAAGAGGGGAGAGAAGGGTTTCACCCTTATCGAGCTTCTCGTAGTAGCGGCAATCATAGGCATACTGCTCGCGATCGCGATTCCTAACCTTATCAAGGCGAGAATGTCGGCGAACGAGGCAAATGCCAGGAAGTCCATGCAGACCTTGAGAGATGCAGAGGGCGAGTATTTCGAGCAGGACCTGGACAACAACGGTGAAAGGGATTTTATCGATGATATAGGAGCTTTTGGAACAGTTCCGTCACTACGAGACCCAGAGGGAACTGGAACAGAAGAGGATGCACTTGTTGACAGCAGCTTCGAAGGTGCAGTCGGTGCGGGTTGCATTGATCCGAAGGCCGGATACTGTATTCAGTGGGATACGGCAATAGTAGCCAACGGCGCCGGTAATTTTGATGACTTCGGCTGGCAAACCAGTATGACAAGCTTCAACAAGACTGGTAGAAGAGACTTCTCTGTATATGGCGACGGTGCAATAAGGTGTACGCTTAGCACATCAGGAGTTGGAGCGGCAGGAACATTTCAAGCAGATCGTACCAGCCCCGGCTGCGATTAA
- a CDS encoding tetratricopeptide repeat protein: protein MRKFVLYVLLLAVAIGAFNLTESRALAQNAAGAAGLYKQGREEFLKFTPEGFDKAISLYNHAIKADPNYAQAYAGLAEVYSFMGYYRYQVREEYEKFYNDSYVNMAKALQINPNLEEVQLALAYSYLQLSREKDAKAAAQKILAKNPNNAEAMYILWSASGENPDSPEIRKVLQLSPKFVPAYVGLGNALFFKKRAYGQATENFRKAAEIAPSAQIHNLFGTALRTQGHYNEAIDEYEKAIKENPNYAPAYMNLGITYYYLNKFNQNIENQKKAISLNPNYPDAYFFIAQGYEKANNPQQAVVYYKKFLDVSLEQEMYAGYAAQAKQRISALGGAGK from the coding sequence ATGAGAAAATTTGTTCTTTATGTTTTGCTGCTGGCTGTAGCCATAGGCGCATTCAACTTAACGGAGTCCCGCGCGTTAGCACAGAATGCCGCAGGCGCCGCGGGACTATATAAACAGGGCAGGGAGGAGTTCCTGAAATTTACGCCCGAGGGGTTTGACAAGGCGATATCCCTCTACAACCATGCAATAAAGGCTGACCCTAATTACGCGCAGGCTTACGCGGGCCTGGCTGAAGTTTATTCATTCATGGGTTACTACAGGTATCAGGTAAGGGAGGAATACGAAAAGTTCTATAACGACTCGTACGTGAACATGGCGAAGGCGCTTCAGATAAACCCGAACCTCGAGGAGGTGCAGCTCGCGCTCGCCTACAGCTACCTACAGCTGAGCAGGGAAAAAGACGCGAAGGCAGCAGCGCAGAAGATACTCGCCAAGAACCCTAATAACGCGGAAGCCATGTATATTCTCTGGTCGGCAAGCGGGGAGAACCCCGACTCGCCCGAGATAAGAAAGGTGCTCCAGCTAAGTCCGAAGTTCGTCCCGGCGTATGTGGGCCTCGGGAACGCGCTCTTCTTCAAGAAGAGGGCTTACGGGCAGGCGACGGAGAACTTCAGAAAAGCCGCCGAGATCGCACCCTCCGCGCAGATACATAACCTCTTCGGCACGGCGCTCAGGACTCAGGGTCACTACAATGAAGCGATCGACGAGTACGAGAAGGCTATAAAGGAGAATCCGAATTACGCGCCTGCCTACATGAACCTTGGCATCACGTATTACTATCTCAACAAGTTTAACCAGAACATCGAGAACCAGAAAAAAGCTATTTCGCTTAACCCGAATTATCCCGATGCGTACTTCTTTATCGCGCAGGGATACGAGAAAGCCAATAACCCGCAGCAGGCGGTCGTTTACTACAAGAAATTCCTGGATGTGTCCCTGGAACAGGAGATGTACGCGGGCTACGCCGCGCAGGCCAAACAGAGGATCTCCGCTCTCGGCGGCGCGGGCAAGTAG
- a CDS encoding biotin--[acetyl-CoA-carboxylase] ligase, with product MTSPMIRKLNGLLKTETIGKVIHYFDETGSTNTVLSRLAEQGASEGTAVIADKQTSGKGRLGRKWISPAGVNLYMSVLFRPSMPAWESPLLTFLASIALFDTIKKTGIRNTVIKWPNDVQIDGKKAAGVLTEMVPRGDRVDYIVVGIGVNINMTRSEIKREMGEIAKHATSLKESLGEDIDRAKFTGDLLLELESWYQTFKRRGKSSIIKEWTERWGGYNKRVRVVTEDGSMIEGTATGIDGEGHLLLKKDDGSIVRIITGDVTVI from the coding sequence ATGACATCACCGATGATCCGCAAACTGAACGGTCTCCTCAAGACCGAGACTATTGGGAAAGTCATACACTACTTCGACGAAACGGGGTCGACGAATACCGTCCTGTCGAGACTCGCGGAGCAAGGCGCGTCCGAAGGGACCGCCGTCATCGCGGACAAGCAGACGAGCGGAAAGGGGAGGCTCGGCCGGAAGTGGATCTCCCCGGCCGGCGTGAACCTGTACATGTCCGTGCTGTTCAGGCCGTCTATGCCGGCATGGGAATCGCCACTGCTCACCTTCCTCGCTTCCATAGCACTGTTTGATACGATAAAGAAGACCGGGATACGGAACACGGTTATAAAATGGCCGAACGACGTGCAGATAGACGGTAAAAAGGCTGCCGGCGTGCTTACGGAAATGGTGCCCAGGGGGGATAGGGTCGACTACATAGTAGTCGGAATCGGCGTGAATATAAACATGACGCGGTCAGAGATCAAACGCGAGATGGGAGAGATTGCAAAACACGCAACGTCTCTAAAAGAGAGCCTCGGGGAGGACATCGACAGGGCCAAATTCACAGGAGACCTTTTGCTCGAGCTCGAATCGTGGTATCAGACATTCAAGAGGCGCGGGAAGTCATCCATAATCAAGGAATGGACAGAGAGGTGGGGCGGATATAATAAACGCGTCAGGGTCGTGACTGAAGACGGGAGCATGATCGAAGGAACCGCGACGGGAATAGACGGCGAGGGCCACCTGCTTCTCAAAAAAGATGACGGGAGCATAGTCAGGATAATAACCGGGGACGTCACAGTTATTTAG
- a CDS encoding potassium channel family protein has protein sequence MTESVKPGFTRFMISSTQYKMFNFMVSILLLLILSAVLEGTEYGFIIVNTMSSIVFFLGVYAVGRSRRTLIVLIILGLPWFLSEWAFTKSTRTIFTSMLFFIFVTITILEHILKSDEVTTDTLYGAVCVYLLLGIMWASIYGFLEYVSPGAVFEGYDKEITTKMSTNELIYYSYTTLATIGYGDITSVTPVGRIISVLEGIFGQLYIAFLVARLISIYTTNAIRRKG, from the coding sequence ATGACTGAGAGCGTCAAACCGGGCTTCACACGTTTTATGATAAGCTCGACTCAATACAAGATGTTCAACTTCATGGTGTCGATATTGCTGCTGCTCATCCTCTCCGCCGTGCTCGAGGGCACGGAATACGGATTTATCATCGTCAATACGATGAGCAGCATCGTATTCTTCCTCGGCGTCTACGCCGTCGGCAGGAGCAGGCGCACGCTCATAGTCCTGATAATTCTCGGGCTTCCGTGGTTTTTATCCGAGTGGGCTTTTACGAAGTCTACCCGGACTATTTTCACTAGCATGCTTTTCTTCATTTTCGTTACGATCACGATACTCGAGCATATTCTGAAATCGGATGAGGTGACGACCGATACGCTCTACGGGGCCGTCTGTGTCTATCTGCTACTCGGGATAATGTGGGCGTCGATCTACGGGTTTCTCGAATACGTATCGCCCGGGGCCGTCTTCGAGGGGTATGACAAAGAAATAACTACTAAGATGAGCACTAACGAGCTCATATATTACAGCTACACGACGCTCGCCACAATCGGATACGGCGACATTACTTCCGTGACGCCGGTCGGGAGGATCATCTCCGTGCTCGAGGGGATATTCGGCCAGCTCTACATCGCGTTCCTCGTCGCGAGACTGATAAGCATATATACGACGAACGCGATAAGGAGAAAGGGCTGA
- a CDS encoding VTT domain-containing protein has product MIIPLRLRAVPGSIRIAIGITLLMLLASSAVSFLFGERLLYFGENLITSYGQRNADVMLYLITAASSSPLTLPVSAYAVLGTLLGYEPGRLVTLIALGAVTGSSVSYFLGRCFGDRQFVRKRFPDVQNHKWTKGRSLRVVSLILFGGALSPIPVHPLYAACGMMRYPAALFIPIVFLGWWIRMGALVMGIKFISNLAILD; this is encoded by the coding sequence GTGATTATCCCTCTCAGGCTCCGGGCGGTCCCGGGCTCAATAAGGATCGCCATCGGAATCACGTTATTGATGCTCCTGGCAAGCTCCGCGGTATCGTTCCTGTTCGGGGAGAGGCTGCTTTATTTCGGGGAGAATCTCATCACAAGCTACGGGCAGAGGAACGCCGACGTCATGCTATATCTCATTACGGCGGCCAGCAGCTCGCCCCTGACGCTCCCGGTTTCGGCCTACGCCGTACTCGGGACGCTCCTGGGATACGAGCCCGGGAGGCTCGTTACTCTGATCGCTCTCGGGGCAGTGACGGGCTCCTCCGTATCTTACTTCCTCGGCAGGTGCTTCGGGGACAGGCAGTTCGTGAGGAAGAGATTCCCGGATGTTCAAAACCACAAGTGGACGAAGGGACGCTCGCTCCGGGTAGTGAGCCTGATTCTCTTCGGAGGCGCCTTGTCTCCGATACCTGTACACCCGTTGTACGCCGCATGCGGGATGATGCGCTACCCGGCCGCGTTATTTATTCCGATAGTGTTCCTAGGCTGGTGGATCAGGATGGGCGCTCTGGTCATGGGGATCAAATTTATAAGCAACCTAGCGATACTGGACTAG
- a CDS encoding isocitrate/isopropylmalate family dehydrogenase, whose product MGKRNIVIIPGDGIGPEITEAVIRIMDASGAGVTWVEHAAGLAALEKGMDVLPDETLEAIKEHKVALKGPCTTPIGEGFTSVNVKLRKTLDLYAAVRPVRNLPGVITRFRNVDIVIIRENTEGLYSGVENVVSPGVVMSMKVATEKACSRISHWAFDYARHRHRKKVTVFHKANIMKLTDGLFIRKSKEASKEYCDIQYEEMIIDAGCMKLVQDPALFDVLLLENLYGDLISDLCAGLVGGLGVVPGANIGDREAVFEAVHGSAPDIAGKGVANPLALLMSGVMMLNHLADTEGREDLRACADKIKNAYNSALQDGDRTRDLGGKLGTMEFADALIKRL is encoded by the coding sequence ATGGGCAAACGTAATATCGTAATAATACCGGGGGATGGCATCGGTCCCGAGATAACGGAGGCGGTAATCAGGATCATGGACGCGTCAGGCGCCGGGGTAACATGGGTGGAACACGCTGCCGGTCTTGCCGCGCTCGAGAAGGGAATGGACGTGCTCCCGGACGAGACACTGGAAGCCATAAAAGAGCACAAGGTCGCCTTGAAAGGTCCCTGCACCACCCCGATAGGCGAAGGGTTCACGTCCGTGAACGTGAAGCTCAGGAAAACGCTCGACCTGTACGCGGCCGTGAGGCCGGTAAGGAACCTTCCGGGGGTGATCACGCGCTTCAGGAACGTGGACATAGTGATCATACGCGAGAATACGGAGGGACTCTACAGCGGCGTTGAGAACGTAGTCTCGCCGGGCGTCGTCATGAGCATGAAAGTCGCGACCGAGAAGGCGTGCAGCCGCATCTCGCACTGGGCGTTCGACTACGCACGCCACAGACACAGGAAAAAGGTCACGGTATTCCACAAAGCAAATATAATGAAGTTGACCGACGGTCTCTTTATCAGGAAATCGAAGGAGGCGAGCAAAGAGTACTGCGATATACAGTATGAGGAGATGATAATCGACGCGGGATGCATGAAGCTCGTCCAGGACCCTGCCCTCTTCGACGTGCTCCTTCTCGAGAACCTCTACGGTGACCTCATAAGCGACCTCTGCGCGGGCCTTGTGGGCGGGTTAGGGGTCGTGCCCGGGGCCAACATCGGAGACAGGGAGGCGGTATTCGAGGCCGTCCACGGCTCGGCTCCCGATATAGCGGGCAAGGGCGTCGCTAACCCGCTCGCGCTCCTCATGTCTGGCGTAATGATGCTCAACCACCTTGCCGACACGGAGGGGCGGGAGGACTTACGCGCATGCGCGGACAAGATTAAAAACGCCTATAACAGCGCTCTTCAGGACGGCGACAGGACGCGCGACCTGGGCGGGAAGCTCGGCACCATGGAGTTCGCCGACGCGCTGATAAAGCGGCTTTGA
- a CDS encoding dipeptidase encodes MIEDLFILDAHEDIAFHLNHYGRDFVSPSVPCMITLPWLREAGIGLVFNTVFVHPKHKPEKTLEAALEQFGIYDRIYREHEGEIFQIKTKNDMGRIGKEGRIGFLTLMEGADPIESPDKLGEFYERGVRIIGLTWNDKNRFASGNNTEEGLSDEGRELIKRMNELRITLDLSHINEKGFWEAIGLTTLIPIASHSNARSLTDHPRNLKDDQLLAISERGGVVGIVLYNQFLRTGDNMPTLEDVFAHTDYILTLCGEDHVGIGSDMDGARVEDFPEDLRKISDLPKIAEYFLEKGYSEERVRKIMGGNFLRVIGENL; translated from the coding sequence ATGATTGAGGATTTATTTATTCTCGACGCTCACGAGGATATTGCGTTCCATCTGAACCACTACGGGAGGGATTTCGTAAGCCCTTCGGTCCCCTGCATGATAACTCTTCCCTGGCTGAGGGAAGCCGGCATAGGCCTCGTGTTCAATACCGTATTCGTTCACCCGAAACACAAGCCGGAAAAGACGCTCGAGGCGGCGCTCGAGCAATTCGGCATATACGACAGGATTTACAGGGAGCATGAAGGCGAAATATTTCAGATAAAGACAAAGAATGATATGGGGAGGATAGGCAAGGAGGGAAGGATAGGTTTCCTTACGCTGATGGAGGGCGCAGACCCGATTGAGAGCCCCGATAAGCTCGGGGAATTCTACGAGCGGGGGGTGAGGATAATAGGGCTTACATGGAACGACAAGAACCGTTTTGCGTCCGGGAACAACACCGAAGAAGGTCTCTCGGACGAGGGGAGGGAGCTTATAAAAAGGATGAACGAGCTACGTATCACTCTCGACCTTTCTCACATAAACGAAAAGGGGTTCTGGGAAGCGATAGGGCTGACCACACTCATACCGATAGCGTCCCATTCGAACGCGAGGTCGCTCACCGACCACCCCAGGAACCTGAAAGACGACCAGCTGCTTGCAATATCGGAGAGGGGGGGCGTCGTCGGGATCGTGCTATATAACCAGTTCCTGAGGACGGGCGATAATATGCCTACACTCGAAGACGTATTCGCGCACACGGATTACATCTTAACGCTCTGCGGCGAGGATCACGTCGGGATAGGGAGCGATATGGACGGAGCCAGGGTGGAGGACTTTCCCGAAGACCTGAGAAAGATCTCAGACCTCCCGAAGATAGCGGAATACTTCCTTGAGAAAGGGTACTCCGAGGAAAGGGTGAGAAAGATAATGGGCGGGAACTTCCTGAGGGTAATCGGGGAGAACCTGTGA
- the amrB gene encoding AmmeMemoRadiSam system protein B, with the protein MNNKTSEYPKLRYIEVIPAEVDGERIICLRDPQNLSENILAVSIETLKILSLFDGTRTVRDIQSLVMERFGELVMSDDIENLIRQLDEALFLDSENFRDYKNRIESDFRSSDARDSSHAGLAYPGDPKELDRWFKAFFSKAEETIPHEAGPGKLRGLISPHIDYGRGGVSYALAYRELLCESEADTFIIFGTSHYAEVENPFILTRKSFRTPLGEAETDSKIIGELESACGWDLYEGEISHRTEHSIEFQVAFLQHIMNGKKKFRIVPILCNSFHRLVREGRSPKDDETISRFLGAVGGIVRDMGDDVFIIAGADMAHVGLKFGDKEPVNELTLGTIRERDMLSLSFGEKMDAEGFYRSVEEEKDWRKVCGLSPIYATLATIDARRGKLLDYGQALEPDTGSVVSYASMGFYI; encoded by the coding sequence ATGAACAATAAAACCAGTGAATACCCGAAGCTGAGATATATCGAAGTAATCCCCGCCGAGGTCGACGGGGAAAGGATCATATGCCTGAGGGACCCTCAGAACTTATCTGAAAACATACTCGCCGTCTCTATAGAGACTCTCAAGATATTGAGCCTGTTCGACGGCACGAGGACGGTGCGGGACATACAATCACTCGTGATGGAGAGGTTCGGGGAGCTGGTCATGTCGGACGATATCGAGAACCTGATCAGGCAGCTCGACGAAGCGCTTTTTCTCGACAGCGAAAACTTCAGGGACTATAAGAACCGCATCGAGTCGGATTTCCGCAGTTCGGACGCGAGGGACTCGAGCCATGCGGGTCTGGCTTATCCCGGCGACCCGAAGGAGCTCGACAGGTGGTTCAAGGCGTTTTTCAGCAAAGCGGAGGAGACGATACCACATGAAGCCGGGCCAGGGAAATTGAGGGGGCTTATATCCCCGCATATAGACTACGGGAGGGGCGGCGTCTCATACGCGCTCGCCTACAGGGAATTGCTCTGTGAAAGCGAAGCCGATACGTTCATAATCTTCGGCACGTCTCACTACGCGGAGGTGGAAAACCCGTTCATCCTGACGAGGAAGAGCTTCAGGACGCCGCTCGGCGAAGCCGAGACGGACAGCAAGATAATCGGGGAGCTTGAAAGCGCATGCGGATGGGATTTATACGAGGGCGAGATCTCTCACCGCACCGAGCATTCGATAGAGTTCCAGGTCGCGTTCCTCCAGCACATAATGAACGGGAAAAAGAAATTCAGGATCGTCCCCATACTCTGCAATTCATTTCACAGGCTGGTGAGGGAGGGCAGATCGCCTAAAGATGACGAAACGATATCCCGCTTCCTCGGAGCGGTCGGTGGCATCGTAAGGGATATGGGGGATGATGTCTTTATTATCGCCGGGGCCGACATGGCACACGTGGGGCTCAAGTTCGGGGATAAGGAGCCTGTGAACGAACTCACGCTCGGCACTATTAGAGAGAGAGACATGCTGAGCCTGTCTTTCGGAGAAAAGATGGACGCCGAGGGGTTTTACAGGTCGGTCGAGGAGGAGAAGGACTGGCGGAAGGTCTGCGGGCTTTCCCCTATATACGCTACGCTCGCCACTATCGATGCGCGGCGCGGAAAGCTGCTCGATTACGGGCAGGCGCTCGAGCCCGATACCGGATCGGTCGTCAGCTACGCGAGCATGGGTTTTTATATATAG
- a CDS encoding hydantoinase B/oxoprolinase family protein: protein MPLSPFELEIFQNALSSIAEEMGGVLIRAGFSPNIKERRDLSCAIFKASGEMIAQAAHIPVHLGSMSFAVKAIIGEPDTSEGDVFILNDPFRGGTHLPDVTCIAPVFAEGGLEFFVASRAHHADMGGLTPGSMPLSTSIHEEGILIPPSRMYRKGRLNRGLFRRILSSTRDPEEREGDLRAQTGSLDLGIRRLKEVIAKYSLKKVRDAGDELLRYSEKMMRGVIRKIPDGVYRFEDVLDDDGAGTRNIPLRVSVTIEGDKAVVDFRGSSGKVKGCLNAPLSVTTAATVYVFQCLAPDGMPLNSGPLRVIDIRTEKGSILNAEYPAAVVGGNVETSQRVVDIVFGALSKAIPEMVPAASAGTMSNTTFGGVHPGNGRSFAYYETIAGGMGGRSGKDGVNAVQTHMTNTLNTPVEAIERELPVMIDAYSVRKRSGGRGRFRGGDGIVRKYRFLTDATVSLITERRKSAPYGIQGGKCGKKGRNILLSKGKATVIPPKSTFTVRKGDVLEIRTPGGGGWGKPKNT, encoded by the coding sequence ATGCCTCTTAGCCCGTTCGAACTCGAAATATTTCAGAACGCGCTCAGCTCGATCGCCGAGGAAATGGGGGGCGTCCTCATACGCGCGGGCTTCTCGCCCAATATAAAGGAGCGGAGGGACCTGTCCTGCGCGATATTCAAGGCCTCGGGCGAAATGATCGCGCAGGCTGCCCACATTCCCGTGCACCTGGGCTCCATGAGCTTCGCGGTGAAGGCGATAATAGGGGAACCCGACACATCGGAGGGCGACGTGTTCATATTGAACGACCCGTTCAGGGGAGGGACTCACCTGCCTGACGTTACCTGCATAGCCCCGGTATTCGCCGAGGGCGGGCTCGAATTCTTCGTCGCCTCCCGCGCGCACCACGCGGACATGGGCGGACTCACGCCGGGCTCTATGCCGCTCTCCACCTCGATACACGAGGAAGGGATATTGATCCCCCCCTCGAGAATGTACAGAAAAGGGAGACTGAACAGAGGGCTCTTCCGGAGGATACTCTCCTCGACGCGCGACCCGGAGGAGAGGGAAGGAGACCTGAGGGCCCAGACGGGCTCGCTCGATCTCGGGATAAGGAGATTGAAAGAGGTCATCGCGAAGTACTCGCTTAAAAAGGTCAGGGATGCGGGAGACGAGCTTCTCAGGTACAGTGAAAAAATGATGAGAGGGGTGATAAGGAAAATCCCCGACGGAGTTTACAGGTTCGAGGACGTACTCGACGACGACGGGGCGGGAACCAGGAATATTCCTCTCAGGGTTTCGGTAACTATCGAAGGCGATAAGGCGGTCGTGGATTTCAGGGGCTCGTCGGGAAAGGTTAAGGGCTGCCTGAACGCGCCTTTGAGCGTGACCACCGCGGCGACGGTTTACGTATTCCAGTGCCTCGCCCCGGATGGTATGCCGCTCAACTCGGGCCCGCTGAGGGTGATAGACATCAGGACCGAAAAGGGCTCCATACTGAACGCCGAATACCCCGCGGCCGTAGTGGGCGGGAACGTCGAGACATCCCAGCGCGTGGTCGATATAGTTTTCGGCGCCCTCTCAAAAGCGATTCCCGAAATGGTCCCCGCCGCGAGCGCGGGCACGATGAGCAACACCACCTTCGGGGGCGTGCACCCGGGGAACGGAAGGAGCTTCGCATACTACGAAACTATCGCCGGCGGGATGGGCGGGAGGTCAGGCAAGGACGGGGTCAACGCGGTCCAGACACACATGACAAACACGCTCAATACCCCTGTCGAGGCCATCGAGAGGGAACTACCCGTGATGATCGACGCATATTCCGTGCGGAAACGGAGCGGGGGCAGAGGCAGGTTCAGGGGTGGAGACGGTATAGTCAGGAAGTACAGGTTCCTGACGGACGCGACTGTCTCCCTGATAACGGAGCGGAGGAAGTCGGCACCCTACGGTATCCAAGGCGGCAAGTGTGGGAAAAAAGGCAGGAACATACTCTTGAGCAAGGGAAAGGCGACGGTCATTCCTCCCAAGTCCACGTTCACCGTAAGGAAAGGAGACGTTCTCGAAATCAGGACGCCCGGCGGAGGCGGGTGGGGAAAACCCAAAAACACATGA
- a CDS encoding NAD-dependent epimerase/dehydratase family protein has translation MKILVTGAAGFIGSHLAERLIKEGYEVKGVDSFLDYYPRRIKEHNLKGLAGEKGFEFIEGDILGLELDKLLDGVEAVFHQAAIAGVRSSWGVRFDEYVRNNISGTQLLLEAFKDRRRLKKFVYASSSSVYGDSDELPIKETSPLKPVSPYGVTKLSGEQLAYLYYKGYGVPVVSLRYFTVYGPRQRPDMAFHKFLKAVLTGGGIEVYGTGEQTRDFTFIGDAVDANLAAFSKGIDGEAYNVGGGSRIKLIECIRIIEEISGKKANLEFGDPQRGDARHTYADVSKAEKDFGYSPRVGIREGLTEHYDWLKDNLELYR, from the coding sequence ATGAAAATTCTGGTCACAGGTGCTGCCGGGTTTATAGGCTCTCACCTTGCCGAGAGACTTATAAAAGAAGGTTATGAAGTCAAGGGAGTGGACTCTTTTCTCGATTACTACCCGCGCAGGATTAAAGAGCACAACCTGAAGGGCTTGGCAGGGGAAAAAGGGTTCGAGTTCATCGAAGGGGATATACTCGGCCTGGAACTCGATAAGCTCCTGGACGGTGTCGAAGCCGTTTTCCATCAAGCTGCTATCGCCGGCGTGAGGTCGAGCTGGGGTGTGAGGTTCGACGAGTACGTCAGGAACAACATATCGGGCACACAGCTCCTTCTCGAGGCCTTCAAGGATAGACGCCGTCTCAAAAAATTCGTCTACGCCTCGTCATCGTCCGTTTACGGCGATTCCGACGAGCTCCCGATCAAGGAGACCTCTCCCTTAAAGCCCGTCTCGCCTTACGGTGTCACGAAGCTCTCGGGCGAGCAGCTCGCCTACCTCTATTACAAGGGCTACGGCGTCCCGGTCGTCTCTCTCAGGTACTTCACCGTCTACGGTCCCAGGCAGCGCCCGGACATGGCTTTCCACAAGTTCCTTAAAGCGGTCCTGACGGGCGGGGGAATAGAGGTCTACGGTACGGGGGAGCAGACGAGGGACTTCACCTTCATAGGGGACGCTGTCGACGCCAACCTCGCCGCATTCTCAAAAGGGATTGACGGCGAGGCTTACAACGTGGGCGGCGGAAGCAGAATAAAGCTCATCGAATGCATAAGGATTATCGAGGAAATATCCGGGAAAAAAGCGAATCTCGAATTCGGTGATCCCCAGAGGGGCGACGCCCGGCACACATACGCTGACGTCTCCAAGGCTGAAAAAGATTTCGGGTATTCTCCCCGGGTCGGTATACGCGAAGGACTCACCGAGCACTACGACTGGCTTAAGGACAATTTAGAGCTTTACCGCTGA